GATTAAAatcctaaaataaattatatactctaaGAGTTGACTATACCCATATACATGTCTTTATCAAGTTTGTTACCAAAGCATATAGAAAAAGAAAGATCAATTCCTATACTGAAAATTGGATGACcatattttattgatataatCCAATAATTAGCCATGCAAAAATGTATAGGTCAAACACTCAAATTTTAACCAATAAACAAATTTCATATATTCATCCATTTCTATAATATCCCATTatcactaaaataattttataagtaTAAAAATCAGTGCAAGTTGTTTAAACTACTTACACTAATAGTTAAACTAATTAGTCTAGTACTTATTAAATAATACTTAAATTGATCCTTCCTATATTCATTTGTCATCTTTGAATACAAAGACAAAGACTTTTGGTAAGACCATACATAACTAATAAAGCAACATTTTTTCtctctattaattatttaagagtTAAGATATACTTTCATGTATAGCCTTTAAGTTAtatataagcattaaaaatgttGTCTAAACAACCATTTAACCATTTATATGAAATTCAAtgataaaataaactaataaaatcaTTAGTTAActactttaataataatacatatttCTGAGGATTTTGAGTCAGTATAATAGTTGAAAGCTTCGTCTTTCACATGTATAATATGAATTCACTTTTCATcgaataaaaaaatagttttttatctaccctaaataaaaaatagaaatattaataaaatagtaatttcttcaactaaGCAAGGAGAATAACATCTAGCAACTAGAGAGTACAAAATTATCAATTGAGTGTATTGTACATAATTAATAGAGTACatacattttgtttttcttaagaTCGGGACATCACATCATTTTAATATCCCTAAATTGAATTAATGAGTGGataattacttataaatttatactcatcaatattcattcatcaataaagcaaaacaaaaccaacttGTACATAAAACACCAAACTTTATTAATTTCATCCTAATATTCTTGTCATATTCCAGCTTTTTCACTTGGAAATAACCCTAAAACAAAAATGTTTCTACACAAAAATGGTAATGTTGACCGCCTTTATCAGACATATAAGGTTGGAGAATCCATTAAGAGTAAAaatgtaaaagaaaattaatctttCTTGAAAATTTATTAGAATCGAACCCATTTCACAATCGTAACTGAAAAATCTTCGATCATTAGACTAACCCGTGATTCTCATTAATTTAGATGCCCTAATAATTTGTGGTtgagaattattattatttttgtttggatTTCCAAGTTGTCCTTGAGCAATCATTAAAGACTTGTAAATCTCAACAATCATCTTCTCATCATACTCCTTTAATTGAGTTCTATAATTATACCCTAACCCATTACCATAATCAATGGATCCTCCAAATCCGGATCCAGAACCACCAACTGCAAGCCCGGAATTAGCTAAACTAAGCATCATATTCACATAAGCATCTCTTAATTTAGTGAGCAATTTCTTGGGCAACCCAACAACCTTCTTCCAGATCCGGATCCTCCTGTTTATTTTCACCCGAAAGAACCGTCTTCTTCTGGGTCTAACTGGGTTTCCATCCAGTTCACACCCGGAAGGAATGGGTTCGGGTCTGGCATTTTTCTTGGGTTTATTGAGTTTTTGATATCCTCTTGTTTTCCAATAGGATTTCATAGTTTTGTAAACATGAGCTGAAATTCCTTCCATGAGATAATATATGGATAATGGGTAATGGGTAATGGGTAAATGGGTAAATGGGTAATGGGTAATGAGATTAGTTTAGATGATAGTGAgagaaaatgaatatttttgAGGAGGTTTAAAAAGGGGAGAAGAAGAAAGTAATTAAGAAGTGGATTGGAGATGAAGACATGATGTATGTATGGATGGGAAGGAAGAATCTGGTTGATGAAAAGAGAGGAAAGTGGTTGGGTACTTGGCTGGAGGAATAAATGAGAGATAGGACATGTTTGGATTATGTGTAAATATTAAAGggataaaaaaagttaaaaataagaaattaaagttgataaatgagaaattagtgaaatttaattGTTGTAAGGGTGGAAGAATAAttgcaaagtaatgaaaaatgaagggaGCTCTCAATTTTatagggtaaatatttatcctaggAGGTAGAGGAATGTATTACCTCTATAGGggaaatcatcttctttttccttcgttatttttatttgatgtttattttaTCTTCTTCACAACTAGCTCAATTATTTCAAATGCATtctatttgctttcatttcgttagtttgactttatttcatcccttaaatatttaccttCAATccaatcatactcatattgtaAATATGGAGAAATGTTTTCGAACcgcttttatatataaattagataatccaattaatataaattatgagaATATGATATTTTTAAGAATGTTTTACAGATAGGGGCTTCTCACAAGGTcgcgctcttctttatgggtatgagctgccaTCGTCCTTTCCTCCCTAGACCCTGTTTATAGTTATtatctatgagcgggatacactgagtatgatgataatgatttcTCATAAGTAGACCTGAAAAAACGGTCGATTAGTGAGCTTTGGGTCGGTTCAGTTCCGAGTGGGATTATATTTGGATTAAATGAGAGATATTGCAACTATGGAGTAATGTTACAGGCCATATTTGGgttagttaaaatatatttatgcacatcttgttaaatttttttttaagtaaaatacttatttttttacGTCTAAACGTCTGGTTTATACTTGATTTATaggtaaaaaattaaatgtaagtAACATTGTGAAATTTACCATATTTTTCGACGCTCTCTTTAAAGAAGGTACGAGTATGAATTATTCGTTACATTTTTAATCTGAACCTGCTTAAAAAGCTGGATATTAggttaatgataataatgatgaaattaatgaaaattgTGAAACATACAAGTGAgtatgaaaaattaaataatgggGAATGAGGTGATGTATTACGTGTACGTACATCCACACCTACATTTCATAGCAATCTTGGTTCATTTATGTCTCAATAAATGCATATTTATTGGGATGTGATGAGGTTGTAAGATTCCAATTTCCTCCACATGAACTTATTTGGGGTTTTCAGTTTTGACTTTAATTTGTTTACTCTTTTCTTCATGTTTCGGAAAATAGGTGACGGTGCGAGCAAATTAAAGAGGATCTCTATTTTCTAATCTAATTCACATTTatgattgattttcaattaaaataaagtatccTCACAAGTCAGGATTCAGGttagggatttttttttttaaagatgcGGATAAATCATACATGTTCTTCTCAAAAAAGGAGTAAAGAGGATGAATACAGTCCAAAAAGCCCTCAACTAATACTTGCGTTCAATAAGAGTTGAACCCCAAACCTTTTGCTTAACATGCAAATACATTGAGCCACAAGcatttttagttgattttcatttaaattaatatttaaatttggcAATGAATGATTTATACAACAATATTTCTCAAATTATAATCTGAGCtgaattattttgaaatttgacTTATTAGtaagtataatttaaaatttcgaCTCTTGATCCAAAATACCCgataaaaaataccaaaaaaggcCAAACACATAATAAAATTGAATCTAACCGTTTTGATCCTTTTTAGTCCCACATCAGCATTTTAGTTCACGTTATTATTTTTAGTCGAAATCCACTACAACTTTCATCAACTTATTTATTTGTGTCAACAGTTCATTGTTAGACCTAAAACTGGTCTATTGTTCTTTTGTATATAAAAATGATTTCTATTTAAAcagtaaaatttaaaaaatttaacacGGTACTTTCACACCTTAATCGTGAATTATCgcacattttaattattttctaataatcataACTTTGCTATGAATTTGCTCTCAAAATGAATCCAATACGCTAACAGTCCGTTTGGTTAGTAATACTAAATGATgttaatgggaatgatttatagcaTAAAATTTCACCAAAAATTCCATATCaatcccatggtaatgaaactttgatcacaaaaaaattttttgtttataaattttcattaccacctaataccacttctcacaatgg
The Amaranthus tricolor cultivar Red isolate AtriRed21 chromosome 11, ASM2621246v1, whole genome shotgun sequence DNA segment above includes these coding regions:
- the LOC130827534 gene encoding uncharacterized protein LOC130827534 codes for the protein MEGISAHVYKTMKSYWKTRGYQKLNKPKKNARPEPIPSGCELDGNPVRPRRRRFFRVKINRRIRIWKKVVGLPKKLLTKLRDAYVNMMLSLANSGLAVGGSGSGFGGSIDYGNGLGYNYRTQLKEYDEKMIVEIYKSLMIAQGQLGNPNKNNNNSQPQIIRASKLMRITG